A genomic window from Rhizobium sp. 007 includes:
- the bla gene encoding class A beta-lactamase gives MNDFSIHRRTILKTAMLFPALSLASFARASETDDDIERRLAELENRTGGRLGVSVIDTETKVTLGYRETERFPMCSTFKVLASAMVLSRVDKGEENLERRVIYDQDKLVSYSPETEKHVGGEGMSVGDLCKAAITLSDNTAGNLLLESVGGPRALTKWLRSIGDRATRLDRWETALNEGKKGDPRDTTTPDAMLDTLGNLALGSVLSEPSREKLIEWMLANTTGDARLRAGLPGAWKVGDKTGTGDNGTAADIAIIWPKGRGPILVTAYIAEATAPVKELNLVFAEVAKIVAGMAR, from the coding sequence CCTTGCCTCGTTCGCCCGCGCCTCCGAAACCGATGACGACATTGAGCGCCGGTTGGCGGAGCTTGAAAACCGCACCGGCGGCAGGCTGGGCGTTTCCGTCATCGACACCGAAACAAAAGTCACGCTCGGCTATCGCGAAACCGAACGCTTCCCCATGTGCAGCACCTTCAAGGTGCTCGCCTCGGCCATGGTGCTTTCGCGCGTCGACAAGGGCGAGGAGAATCTCGAGCGTCGCGTGATCTATGACCAGGACAAGCTCGTCTCCTATTCGCCGGAAACGGAAAAACACGTCGGCGGGGAGGGGATGAGCGTCGGCGACCTTTGCAAGGCGGCAATTACGCTGAGCGACAATACCGCCGGCAACCTGTTGCTTGAAAGCGTCGGAGGCCCGAGGGCGCTCACCAAATGGCTTCGCTCGATCGGCGACCGCGCGACCCGCCTCGATCGCTGGGAGACGGCGCTGAACGAAGGCAAGAAAGGCGATCCGCGCGACACGACGACCCCGGACGCGATGCTCGACACGCTCGGCAACCTCGCGCTCGGCTCGGTGCTGTCCGAGCCCTCACGCGAAAAGCTGATCGAATGGATGCTGGCGAACACCACCGGCGATGCACGTCTTCGCGCCGGTCTGCCGGGAGCCTGGAAGGTGGGCGACAAGACCGGCACTGGCGACAATGGCACCGCTGCAGACATCGCCATCATCTGGCCGAAGGGCCGCGGCCCGATCCTCGTGACGGCCTATATCGCCGAGGCGACGGCGCCGGTGAAGGAGTTAAACCTCGTCTTTGCCGAAGTCGCGAAGATCGTCGCGGGCATGGCGCGATAA
- a CDS encoding glucose/quinate/shikimate family membrane-bound PQQ-dependent dehydrogenase, translating into MAIVITSILFLVIGLVLSGGGLWLVTLGGSVFYLFAGLMFLITAALLFMRKAMALWVYAVLVAVALIWAVWEAGFDWWQLGPRGGLIILLGLWLLTPWIRRPLGFSSPSGLPYPANPWPLAVPVIIAILVAGYSMTTDPHDLAGDLPNEVVAAAPPFGGNVPDGEWHQYGRTPFGQRYSPLDQINKDNVKDLKVAWEYQTGDVKRPDDIGETTYQVTPLKVADTLYLCTPHNWAIALDAKTGKEKWKYDANSGMNPDRQHQTCRGVTYYADPAVAAGQPCAARVYLPTSDARLIALDAADGKICESFADKGVLHLETGMKYKPAGYYYSTSPPVAVAGKLIIGGAVNDNYSTQEQSGVIRAFDINTGALLWNWDSGNPDQTAPLPEGQTYVTNSPNSWSVFSVDEGLGSVYIPLGNQVPDQLGMNRSANVEKFSSSVVALDINTGQLKWVQQFVHHDLWDMDVPAQPVLFDMTKPDGSVVPALVAPTKQGDIYVLDRRNGEAIIPFKEIPAPGGAIPEDHTAPTQPISDLSFSPDPLKEKDMWGITLIDQLACRIAFHRYKYEGRYTPPSVEGTIVYPGNFGTFNWGSVAVDPERQIMFGMPTYLAFTSRLVPAAEIPPRGQDEKGSEQGLNRNDGAPYGVFMGPLLGPLQIPCQAPPWGYVAGVDLRTGKIAYMHKNGTVHDMTPLPLPFKVGVPGIGGPILTKGGLAFLGAAVDNYLRAYDATNGNQLWQARLPAGGQATPMTYTASDNKQYVVMVAGGHGSVGTKPGDYVIAYTLP; encoded by the coding sequence ATGGCGATCGTCATTACTTCCATCCTTTTTCTTGTCATCGGACTGGTTCTTAGCGGCGGCGGACTGTGGCTCGTGACGCTCGGCGGCAGCGTCTTCTATTTGTTTGCAGGGTTGATGTTTCTCATCACCGCAGCGCTGCTTTTCATGCGCAAGGCCATGGCGCTCTGGGTCTATGCGGTGCTGGTTGCCGTGGCGCTCATCTGGGCGGTGTGGGAAGCCGGGTTCGACTGGTGGCAGCTCGGGCCGCGCGGCGGCTTGATCATTCTGCTCGGGCTTTGGCTATTGACGCCGTGGATCCGAAGGCCGCTCGGGTTTTCGAGCCCGAGCGGCCTTCCCTACCCTGCCAATCCCTGGCCGCTCGCCGTGCCGGTGATCATCGCCATTCTCGTTGCCGGTTATTCGATGACGACCGATCCGCATGATCTTGCCGGCGATCTTCCCAACGAGGTCGTGGCGGCCGCGCCGCCCTTCGGCGGCAATGTGCCGGACGGCGAGTGGCATCAATATGGCCGCACGCCTTTCGGCCAGCGGTATTCGCCGCTCGACCAGATCAACAAGGACAATGTGAAGGATTTGAAGGTCGCCTGGGAGTACCAGACCGGCGACGTAAAGCGGCCTGACGATATCGGCGAGACGACCTATCAGGTGACGCCGCTCAAAGTCGCCGACACGCTCTATCTCTGCACACCGCACAACTGGGCGATCGCGCTCGACGCCAAGACCGGGAAGGAGAAATGGAAATACGACGCCAATTCCGGCATGAACCCGGACCGGCAGCACCAGACCTGCCGCGGCGTGACATACTATGCCGATCCGGCCGTCGCGGCCGGCCAGCCCTGCGCCGCACGGGTCTATCTTCCGACGTCCGATGCGCGGCTGATCGCGCTCGATGCAGCCGACGGCAAAATCTGCGAAAGCTTTGCCGACAAGGGCGTGCTGCATCTGGAGACCGGCATGAAATACAAGCCGGCCGGCTATTATTACTCCACCTCGCCGCCGGTCGCGGTCGCCGGGAAGCTTATCATCGGCGGGGCTGTCAACGACAACTATTCGACCCAGGAGCAATCCGGCGTCATCCGCGCCTTCGACATCAACACCGGCGCGCTTCTCTGGAACTGGGATTCCGGCAATCCGGATCAGACCGCACCCCTGCCCGAAGGCCAGACCTACGTCACCAACTCGCCGAACAGCTGGTCCGTCTTCAGTGTCGATGAAGGGCTTGGCTCCGTCTATATCCCGCTCGGCAACCAGGTGCCGGACCAGCTCGGCATGAACCGTAGCGCCAATGTCGAAAAGTTCTCCTCCTCCGTCGTGGCGCTCGACATCAATACGGGCCAGCTGAAATGGGTGCAGCAGTTCGTCCACCACGACCTCTGGGATATGGACGTGCCGGCGCAGCCCGTGCTCTTCGACATGACGAAGCCGGACGGCAGCGTCGTTCCGGCTCTCGTCGCCCCGACGAAGCAGGGCGACATCTACGTGCTCGACCGGCGCAACGGCGAGGCGATCATTCCCTTCAAGGAAATCCCGGCGCCGGGCGGCGCGATCCCCGAGGACCATACGGCGCCCACGCAGCCGATCTCCGACCTCAGCTTCTCGCCCGATCCGCTGAAGGAAAAGGACATGTGGGGGATCACGCTCATCGATCAGCTCGCCTGTCGCATCGCCTTTCACCGCTACAAATACGAGGGCCGCTATACGCCACCTTCGGTGGAGGGAACGATCGTCTATCCGGGCAATTTCGGCACCTTCAACTGGGGCAGCGTCGCGGTCGATCCGGAGCGGCAGATCATGTTCGGCATGCCGACTTATCTCGCCTTCACCTCGAGGCTCGTTCCGGCCGCCGAGATTCCCCCGCGCGGACAGGACGAAAAGGGCAGCGAGCAGGGCCTGAACCGCAATGACGGGGCGCCCTACGGCGTGTTCATGGGACCGCTCCTCGGCCCGCTCCAAATCCCCTGCCAGGCGCCGCCATGGGGCTATGTCGCGGGCGTCGATCTCCGGACCGGCAAGATCGCCTATATGCACAAGAACGGCACCGTGCATGACATGACGCCGCTGCCGCTACCCTTCAAGGTCGGCGTGCCGGGTATCGGCGGGCCGATACTCACCAAGGGCGGCCTCGCCTTCCTCGGCGCTGCCGTCGACAACTACCTGCGCGCCTACGACGCCACCAACGGCAACCAGCTCTGGCAAGCGCGTCTCCCAGCCGGCGGTCAGGCAACGCCGATGACCTATACGGCCAGCGACAACAAGCAATATGTCGTCATGGTTGCCGGCGGGCATGGGTCGGTGGGGACGAAGCCCGGCGATTACGTGATCGCTTATACGCTGCCGTAG
- a CDS encoding GNAT family N-acetyltransferase, which produces MISVSRAIGAADFEIAAGFCDALAAWDAAEVQAYGVAAEEVLAIYHGETSSSLAAKYSSADAMMFIARREGSPAGCLAFAPFDDVTMEIRKFYVDPEFRGKGVGSALMRVVLAEVEKGDRRAIVAHTTVYMENAISVYEAFDFTRCRPFRQMPDSIAHTEVFMSRPI; this is translated from the coding sequence ATGATTTCTGTTTCCAGGGCGATTGGTGCGGCGGATTTTGAGATCGCCGCGGGATTCTGCGATGCGCTCGCGGCCTGGGATGCGGCCGAGGTGCAGGCCTATGGCGTCGCTGCGGAAGAAGTGCTGGCCATTTACCACGGCGAAACGAGCAGCAGCCTGGCCGCCAAATACAGTTCGGCGGACGCCATGATGTTCATCGCCAGAAGGGAGGGCTCGCCCGCGGGATGCCTGGCCTTTGCTCCATTCGATGACGTAACCATGGAGATACGCAAGTTCTACGTCGATCCCGAATTCCGCGGCAAGGGCGTCGGCAGTGCGCTGATGCGAGTGGTCCTGGCTGAAGTCGAAAAAGGCGATCGCCGCGCAATTGTGGCTCACACGACGGTTTATATGGAGAACGCGATCTCGGTCTACGAAGCCTTCGACTTCACGCGCTGCCGGCCGTTCCGCCAGATGCCGGACAGCATCGCGCATACCGAAGTCTTCATGTCGCGGCCGATCTGA